A region of Acidobacteriota bacterium DNA encodes the following proteins:
- the gnd gene encoding decarboxylating 6-phosphogluconate dehydrogenase has product MVKDYTARRVPTHQIRSNFNQHERSSDMQLGMIGLGRMGGNMVRRLMRGGHECVVFDLNPDNVKALEADGAKGANSLEDLVKKLNAPRAVWVMVPAGNATEKTVNQLAQYMSAGDVIIDGGNSNYKDDARRAKALAESGIHYVDAGTSGGIWGAERGYCLMVGGSQEAFNHLEPVLKTLAPGRGEIDRTPGRETMAGTAEDGYLHCGPAGSGHFVKMIHNGIEYGMMQAFAEGFDIMKNANLASLPEELRYELNLADIAELWRRGSVVVSWLLDLTAMALVENPTLANYSGFVQDSGEGRWTIQAAIDEAVPADVLAASLFTRFRSRQEHTFAEKVLSAMRQKFGGHVERPTGG; this is encoded by the coding sequence CTGGTCAAAGACTACACTGCCCGCCGGGTTCCAACCCATCAAATAAGATCAAATTTCAATCAACATGAGAGGAGTAGTGACATGCAACTAGGCATGATTGGACTTGGCCGTATGGGTGGCAACATGGTGCGCAGATTGATGCGCGGCGGGCACGAATGCGTCGTCTTCGATCTGAATCCCGACAACGTCAAAGCCCTGGAAGCCGATGGCGCAAAGGGAGCAAATTCGCTGGAGGATTTAGTCAAAAAGCTCAATGCGCCGCGCGCCGTTTGGGTGATGGTTCCGGCCGGCAACGCGACAGAAAAAACCGTGAACCAGTTGGCGCAATACATGTCTGCCGGAGATGTGATTATTGACGGCGGCAATTCCAATTACAAAGACGATGCTCGCCGCGCCAAAGCGTTGGCCGAAAGCGGCATTCATTACGTTGACGCAGGAACCAGCGGCGGCATTTGGGGAGCCGAACGCGGTTACTGTTTGATGGTCGGGGGCAGCCAGGAAGCGTTCAATCATCTGGAACCCGTTTTGAAAACATTGGCACCCGGTCGCGGCGAAATTGATCGAACTCCCGGGCGCGAAACGATGGCTGGAACCGCCGAAGATGGATACTTGCATTGCGGCCCGGCTGGCTCTGGCCATTTCGTGAAAATGATTCACAACGGCATCGAATACGGAATGATGCAGGCGTTTGCCGAAGGCTTCGACATTATGAAAAACGCCAACCTCGCCTCGCTGCCAGAAGAGTTGCGATATGAGTTGAACCTGGCGGACATTGCCGAGTTGTGGCGTCGCGGCAGTGTCGTGGTTTCCTGGCTGCTGGATTTGACGGCAATGGCATTGGTGGAAAATCCAACGCTGGCGAATTACTCCGGCTTTGTGCAGGATTCAGGCGAAGGCCGCTGGACGATTCAAGCCGCGATTGATGAAGCCGTCCCCGCCGATGTGCTGGCGGCATCCTTGTTCACGCGTTTTCGGTCGCGTCAGGAACATACCTTTGCCGAAAAGGTTCTGTCCGCGATGCGCCAAAAATTTGGCGGCCACGTCGAACGTCCAACGGGCGGCTAA